In Oryza sativa Japonica Group chromosome 3, ASM3414082v1, one DNA window encodes the following:
- the LOC4332022 gene encoding pre-mRNA-processing factor 39-1 isoform X2, which translates to MGEPVPEQSYADAVLSAEEARLWNAVTANCLDFNAWTALIDETEKTAESNILKLRKVYDAFLAEFPLCFGYWKKYADHEARLDGVTKVIEVYERAVLAVTYSVDIWYNYCQFAISTYEDPDIIRRLFERGLAYVGTDYRSNILWDEYIKYEESLQAWSHLAIIYTRILEHPITQLDRYFHCLKELAATRSLSEILTSEEAAMYSVTAENTAQTLDGETQPGDVDMSAQPEISGSTEADNLAKYVSVREEMYNKAKEYESKIIGFELAIRRPYFHVKPLDNPELENWHNYLDLIEKEEDINKVIKLYERCVIACASYSEFWIRYVLCMEARGSIELANNALARATHVFVKKQAEIHLFSARFKELSGDVSGARVEYQHLYSDLYPGLLEAIVKHSNMEHRLGDKESACSIYEKAIAAEKEKDRSQILPTLLIQYSRFLSLAIGDIEKAKETLTGFLEQCDLTKSIIEAIMQLESILPSEKRIEFLDSLVEKFLTAEPTEGEVTSLADKEDISSIFLEFLDLFGDAQAIKKATNRHLTHFSRKRSMLSSKKRRADDVIMSDRDKLARIGDGTQPVVGTDPNAHNPPVWPATSEASGQQWGAAYAPQATYPAYGTYDYSHQMPQSAPQAAAYGAYPPTYPAQAYTQQTYAQPSAMAVAAPAPAVAPAAAYPQQPVAAQQPYYGTGTYY; encoded by the exons ATGGGTGAGCCGGTTCCCGAGCAGTCCTATGCGGATG CTGTGCTTTCAGCAGAAGAAGCAAGGTTGTGGAATGCCGTTACAGCGAATTGCTTAGACTTCAATGCTTGGACTGCGCTTATTGATGAGACAGAGAAAACTGCTGAG AGCAATATCTTGAAACTAAGAAAAGTGTATGATGCATTCCTTGCGGAGTTCCCTCTCTGCTTTGGATACTGGAAGAAATATGCAGATCATGAAGCACGTCTTGATGGTGTCACAAAAGTTATAGAGGTTTATGAACGTGCAGTTCTTGCTGTTACTTATTCCGTGGACATTTGGTATAACTATTGTCAGTTTGCAATTTCTACATATGAAGACCCAGATATCATCAGAAG ACTGTTCGAACGGGGTTTGGCATATGTTGGAACAGACTATCGTTCCAATATTTTGTGGGATGAGTACATTAAGTACGAAGAATCACTGCAGGCATGGAGTCATCTAGCCATCATATATACGAGAATATTGGAGCATCCTATAACACAGCTTGATCGGTATTTCCATTG CCTAAAGGAGTTGGCCGCAACACGAAGTTTATCAGAAATACTTACCTCAGAGGAAGCTGCCATGTATTCTGTTACTGCCGAGAACACTGCTCAGACGCTTGATGGAGAGACACAACCTGGTGATGTAGATATGTCTGCTCAACCCGAAATTTCAGGTTCAACAGAGGCAGATAACCTGGCAAAATACGTTTCTGTTAGAGAAGAAATGTATAACAAGGCTAAAGAGTATGAGtctaagattattggttttgagcTAGCAATTAGAAGACCATATTTTCATGTCAAGCCCCTTGACAATCCAGAGCTTGAAAATTGGCACAACTATCTTGATCTTATTGAGAAAGAAGAAGACATAAATAAG GTTATCAAGCTGTATGAAAGATGTGTTATTGCATGTGCTAGTTATTCAGAGTTTTGGATCCGTTATGTGCTATGCATGGAAGCTAGAGGAAGCATAGAACTAGCAAACAATGCTCTGGCTCGTGCCACTCATGTTTTTGTCAAG AAGCAGGCAGAGATCCATCTGTTCAGTGCAAGATTCAAGGAGCTTAGTGGAGATGTCTCTGGAGCACGTGTAGAATACCAGCATCTTTATTCTGATCTGTACCCTGGCCTTTTAGAAGCCATTGTTAAGCATTCTAATATGGAGCACCGATTG GGAGATAAAGAATCTGCTTGCTCAATTTATGAGAAGGCCATTGCcgctgaaaaggaaaaggatcgGAGCCAGATTTTGCCTACTTTGCTGATTCAGTACTCACGATTCTTATCTTTG GCCATCGGTGACATCGAGAAGGCAAAGGAGACGCTAACTGGTTTTCTCGAACAATGCGATTTGACAAAATCAATTATTGAG GCTATCATGCAACTAGAGTCGATCCTTCCATCTGAAAAGCGTATTGAATTTTTAGATTCACTGGTCGAGAAGTTTCTTACAGCTGAACCAACCGAAGGGGAAGTCACAAGTCTAGCTGACAAGGAAGACATATCTTCCATATTTTTAGAG TTTTTGGATCTATTTGGGGATGCACAAGCGATCAAGAAGGCTACCAATCGGCATCTTACTCATTTTTCGCGGAAGAGAAGCATGCTGTCATCAAAGAAGCGAAGAGCTGATGATGTTATCATGTCAGACAGAGATAAATTGGCTAGGATTGGGGATGGTACTCAGCCAGTTGTGGGAACTGATCCAAATGCTCATAATCCTCCAGTTTGGCCAGCGACATCTGAAGCATCGGGGCAACAATGGGGAGCTGCTTATGCACCACAG GCCACTTATCCTGCGTATGGAACTTACGACTACAGCCATCAAATGCCTCAATCTGCTCCTCAAGCAGCTGCTTACGGCGCCTATCCTCCAACATACCCCGCTCAG GCCTACACACAACAAACCTATGCACAACcttcagcaatggcggtggcggcaccaGCACCCGCAGTGGCACCGGCGGCAGCTTACCCTCAGCAACCTGTTGCAGCTCAGCAACCATATTATGGAACAGGAACATACTACTGA
- the LOC4332022 gene encoding pre-mRNA-processing factor 39-1 isoform X1 — protein sequence MEQDQGVAAAAASENPSAGQGAHDSGSAGAGAAASSIASFDSATANPDANVYSQNPSSVPQADGAQGADASVYPADHAPLNGTSGQVVDYQSAGAAENGAATNEMGEPVPEQSYADAVLSAEEARLWNAVTANCLDFNAWTALIDETEKTAESNILKLRKVYDAFLAEFPLCFGYWKKYADHEARLDGVTKVIEVYERAVLAVTYSVDIWYNYCQFAISTYEDPDIIRRLFERGLAYVGTDYRSNILWDEYIKYEESLQAWSHLAIIYTRILEHPITQLDRYFHCLKELAATRSLSEILTSEEAAMYSVTAENTAQTLDGETQPGDVDMSAQPEISGSTEADNLAKYVSVREEMYNKAKEYESKIIGFELAIRRPYFHVKPLDNPELENWHNYLDLIEKEEDINKVIKLYERCVIACASYSEFWIRYVLCMEARGSIELANNALARATHVFVKKQAEIHLFSARFKELSGDVSGARVEYQHLYSDLYPGLLEAIVKHSNMEHRLGDKESACSIYEKAIAAEKEKDRSQILPTLLIQYSRFLSLAIGDIEKAKETLTGFLEQCDLTKSIIEAIMQLESILPSEKRIEFLDSLVEKFLTAEPTEGEVTSLADKEDISSIFLEFLDLFGDAQAIKKATNRHLTHFSRKRSMLSSKKRRADDVIMSDRDKLARIGDGTQPVVGTDPNAHNPPVWPATSEASGQQWGAAYAPQATYPAYGTYDYSHQMPQSAPQAAAYGAYPPTYPAQAYTQQTYAQPSAMAVAAPAPAVAPAAAYPQQPVAAQQPYYGTGTYY from the exons ATGGAGCAAGATCAGGGCGttgctgccgcggcggcgtcggagaaTCCAAGCGCCGGCCAGGGCGCTCACGATTCCGGTAGCGCGGGGGCTGGCGCCGCAGCCTCTTCCATTGCGTCTTTCGATTCGGCCACTGCAAACCCTGACGCAAACGTTTACAGTCAGAATCCGAGCTCCGTCCCGCAAGCCGATGGCGCTCAGGGAGCGGATGCCTCCGTGTACCCCGCCGACCACGCGCCGCTAAACGGGACATCGGGCCAGGTGGTAGATTACCAGTCTGCGGGGGCTGCAGAGAACGGCGCCGCCACAAACGAGATGGGTGAGCCGGTTCCCGAGCAGTCCTATGCGGATG CTGTGCTTTCAGCAGAAGAAGCAAGGTTGTGGAATGCCGTTACAGCGAATTGCTTAGACTTCAATGCTTGGACTGCGCTTATTGATGAGACAGAGAAAACTGCTGAG AGCAATATCTTGAAACTAAGAAAAGTGTATGATGCATTCCTTGCGGAGTTCCCTCTCTGCTTTGGATACTGGAAGAAATATGCAGATCATGAAGCACGTCTTGATGGTGTCACAAAAGTTATAGAGGTTTATGAACGTGCAGTTCTTGCTGTTACTTATTCCGTGGACATTTGGTATAACTATTGTCAGTTTGCAATTTCTACATATGAAGACCCAGATATCATCAGAAG ACTGTTCGAACGGGGTTTGGCATATGTTGGAACAGACTATCGTTCCAATATTTTGTGGGATGAGTACATTAAGTACGAAGAATCACTGCAGGCATGGAGTCATCTAGCCATCATATATACGAGAATATTGGAGCATCCTATAACACAGCTTGATCGGTATTTCCATTG CCTAAAGGAGTTGGCCGCAACACGAAGTTTATCAGAAATACTTACCTCAGAGGAAGCTGCCATGTATTCTGTTACTGCCGAGAACACTGCTCAGACGCTTGATGGAGAGACACAACCTGGTGATGTAGATATGTCTGCTCAACCCGAAATTTCAGGTTCAACAGAGGCAGATAACCTGGCAAAATACGTTTCTGTTAGAGAAGAAATGTATAACAAGGCTAAAGAGTATGAGtctaagattattggttttgagcTAGCAATTAGAAGACCATATTTTCATGTCAAGCCCCTTGACAATCCAGAGCTTGAAAATTGGCACAACTATCTTGATCTTATTGAGAAAGAAGAAGACATAAATAAG GTTATCAAGCTGTATGAAAGATGTGTTATTGCATGTGCTAGTTATTCAGAGTTTTGGATCCGTTATGTGCTATGCATGGAAGCTAGAGGAAGCATAGAACTAGCAAACAATGCTCTGGCTCGTGCCACTCATGTTTTTGTCAAG AAGCAGGCAGAGATCCATCTGTTCAGTGCAAGATTCAAGGAGCTTAGTGGAGATGTCTCTGGAGCACGTGTAGAATACCAGCATCTTTATTCTGATCTGTACCCTGGCCTTTTAGAAGCCATTGTTAAGCATTCTAATATGGAGCACCGATTG GGAGATAAAGAATCTGCTTGCTCAATTTATGAGAAGGCCATTGCcgctgaaaaggaaaaggatcgGAGCCAGATTTTGCCTACTTTGCTGATTCAGTACTCACGATTCTTATCTTTG GCCATCGGTGACATCGAGAAGGCAAAGGAGACGCTAACTGGTTTTCTCGAACAATGCGATTTGACAAAATCAATTATTGAG GCTATCATGCAACTAGAGTCGATCCTTCCATCTGAAAAGCGTATTGAATTTTTAGATTCACTGGTCGAGAAGTTTCTTACAGCTGAACCAACCGAAGGGGAAGTCACAAGTCTAGCTGACAAGGAAGACATATCTTCCATATTTTTAGAG TTTTTGGATCTATTTGGGGATGCACAAGCGATCAAGAAGGCTACCAATCGGCATCTTACTCATTTTTCGCGGAAGAGAAGCATGCTGTCATCAAAGAAGCGAAGAGCTGATGATGTTATCATGTCAGACAGAGATAAATTGGCTAGGATTGGGGATGGTACTCAGCCAGTTGTGGGAACTGATCCAAATGCTCATAATCCTCCAGTTTGGCCAGCGACATCTGAAGCATCGGGGCAACAATGGGGAGCTGCTTATGCACCACAG GCCACTTATCCTGCGTATGGAACTTACGACTACAGCCATCAAATGCCTCAATCTGCTCCTCAAGCAGCTGCTTACGGCGCCTATCCTCCAACATACCCCGCTCAG GCCTACACACAACAAACCTATGCACAACcttcagcaatggcggtggcggcaccaGCACCCGCAGTGGCACCGGCGGCAGCTTACCCTCAGCAACCTGTTGCAGCTCAGCAACCATATTATGGAACAGGAACATACTACTGA
- the LOC4332023 gene encoding uncharacterized protein At5g01610 codes for MEKALTKIGSFTISRKAKQELSAIGGDISRLSSTVEEKAKWVFDKLKGKPNKSLSDLLREYNLPPGLFPRNIICYEYDQTSSKLVVHLSKPCEVSFKDSSVIRYAPRVKVTLSRGKLSAIEGMKTKVVVWVKVASISLESFRSDKICFIAGVKKLRQKDAYEVPREGIAVEEF; via the exons ATGGAGAAGGCGCTCACCAAGATCGGCAGCTTCACCATCTCCCGGAAGGCCAAGCAGGAGCTCTCCGCCATTGGCGGCGATATCTCC CGTCTCTCGAGCactgttgaggagaaggcgaaaTGGGTTTTCGACAAGCTCAAAG GCAAACCAAACAAGTCACTCTCTGATCTCCTGCGAGAGTACAACCTTCCTCCAGGCCTCTTCCCTCGGAATATCATCTGCTACGAATATGATCAAACAAGCTCGAAGCTTGTTGTGCACCTGTCTAAGCCCTGTGAGGTGAGCTTCAAGGATTCATCCGTGATACGGTACGCGCCTCGTGTCAAGGTGACTCTGTCTCGAGGCAAGCTCTCCGCGATCGAAGGCATGAAGACCAAGGTGGTTGTGTGGGTGAAGGTGGCTAGCATAAGCTTGGAGAGCTTCAGGTCTGACAAGATCTGCTTCATAGCCGGCGTGAAGAAGCTGAGGCAGAAGGATGCTTATGAGGTCCCCAGGGAAGGCATCGCAGTTGAGGAGTTCTGA